From one Nonomuraea polychroma genomic stretch:
- a CDS encoding molybdopterin-dependent oxidoreductase, whose product MTEGITRPGRCTLCEAMCGLRVTTSGDRVIDIRGDEDDPLSAGHICPKALALADLREDPDRLRSPVRRTKDGWRDISWEEAFDLVAGELARIRRRHGADAVAVYLGNPVTHSLGSMTHAPAFASLLGTRNRFSASSVDQLPHQVVSRLLYGNQWLLPVPDIDRTAYFLVFGANPAVSNGSLMTAPGMGRRIRALLARGGTMVVFDPRRTETAKLGGEHHFVRPGTDAALILGMVRVILEEGLARPAAYVDGLDEVRDVLAPFTPERVEAVAGVEPGTVRRVAREFAAAPSAACYGRMGVSTQRFGTLCQWGIQLLNIVTGNLDRPGGTMFTKPAVDPIRARQIDPGHQGRWRSRVRGLPEFGGELPVAALAEEIRTPGPGQVRGLLTVAGNPVLSTPAGPALDESLAGLDFMVAVDFYINETTRHAHVILPPTEPLERDHYDLIFHMLAVRNTARYVPAVFPRQPGARHDWEIFRELGRRYGRLVRSRPWRAALMLRMRPKRIVDLGLRTGPYHLSLARLRRRPHGADLGELRPSLPGRLQTPRRRVRTAPPPLVAAAEEAVAELLEPPAPGTLLLIGRRQLRGNNSWMHNSARLVKGRARHHLLMNPDDMAARGLGEGDLVNVRSPAGVLTVEASAGHDIMPGTVSLPHGYGHDLPGVRLSVARRVRGSNVNALTDPARLDQVSGTAVLNGVPVTVERCQ is encoded by the coding sequence ATGACGGAGGGCATCACCCGACCCGGCAGGTGCACGCTGTGCGAGGCGATGTGCGGCCTGCGCGTCACCACGTCCGGCGACCGGGTCATCGACATCCGAGGCGACGAGGACGACCCCCTGTCGGCCGGGCACATCTGCCCCAAGGCGCTCGCCCTGGCCGACCTCCGGGAAGACCCCGACAGGCTGCGCTCGCCCGTTCGGCGCACCAAGGACGGCTGGCGGGACATCTCCTGGGAGGAGGCGTTCGATCTGGTCGCAGGGGAGCTCGCGCGGATCCGGCGCCGGCACGGCGCGGACGCGGTCGCGGTCTACCTGGGCAACCCCGTCACGCACAGCCTGGGCTCGATGACGCACGCCCCGGCGTTCGCGAGCTTGCTCGGAACGCGTAACCGGTTCTCGGCAAGCTCGGTCGACCAGCTTCCGCACCAGGTTGTGTCCCGGCTGCTGTACGGCAACCAGTGGTTGCTCCCGGTTCCCGACATCGATCGCACCGCGTACTTTCTCGTCTTCGGCGCGAACCCGGCCGTCTCCAACGGCAGCCTGATGACGGCGCCGGGGATGGGACGCAGGATCCGGGCGCTGCTGGCGCGCGGTGGCACGATGGTGGTGTTCGATCCGCGCAGGACCGAGACCGCCAAGCTGGGAGGCGAGCACCACTTCGTCCGGCCGGGGACCGACGCGGCACTGATCCTGGGCATGGTGCGGGTCATCCTGGAGGAGGGGCTGGCGCGTCCGGCCGCGTACGTGGACGGGCTCGACGAGGTCCGTGACGTCCTGGCGCCCTTCACGCCCGAACGGGTCGAGGCCGTCGCCGGCGTCGAGCCCGGCACGGTGAGGCGGGTGGCACGGGAGTTCGCCGCCGCGCCGTCCGCCGCCTGCTACGGCAGGATGGGTGTGTCCACGCAGCGGTTCGGCACGCTGTGCCAGTGGGGCATCCAGCTGCTCAACATCGTCACGGGCAACCTCGACCGGCCCGGCGGCACGATGTTCACCAAGCCCGCCGTCGATCCGATCAGGGCCAGGCAGATCGATCCCGGTCACCAGGGCAGGTGGCGCAGCCGGGTACGGGGGCTGCCCGAGTTCGGCGGCGAACTGCCCGTGGCGGCGCTCGCGGAAGAGATCCGCACGCCGGGGCCCGGACAGGTGCGCGGCCTGCTCACGGTGGCGGGAAACCCGGTGCTGTCCACGCCCGCCGGGCCCGCGCTGGACGAGTCGCTCGCCGGACTGGACTTCATGGTCGCCGTCGACTTCTACATCAACGAGACGACGCGGCACGCCCACGTGATCCTCCCGCCGACGGAACCGCTCGAACGCGACCACTACGATCTGATCTTCCACATGCTCGCCGTCCGCAACACCGCGCGATACGTGCCGGCCGTCTTTCCCCGGCAGCCCGGTGCCCGCCACGACTGGGAGATCTTCCGCGAGCTGGGGCGCAGGTACGGCCGGCTGGTACGGTCTCGACCATGGCGTGCCGCCCTCATGCTGAGGATGCGGCCGAAGCGCATCGTGGACCTGGGCCTTCGCACCGGCCCGTACCATCTCTCGCTGGCCCGGCTGCGCCGCCGCCCGCATGGAGCGGACCTCGGCGAGCTGCGGCCCAGCCTGCCCGGGCGATTGCAGACCCCGCGCAGGCGCGTACGAACCGCGCCCCCGCCCCTGGTCGCAGCGGCCGAGGAGGCGGTCGCCGAACTGCTGGAGCCGCCCGCGCCGGGCACCCTGCTGCTGATCGGCCGCAGGCAGCTGCGGGGCAACAACTCGTGGATGCACAACTCCGCCCGGCTGGTGAAGGGAAGGGCGCGCCACCACCTGCTGATGAACCCTGACGACATGGCGGCGCGCGGGCTGGGCGAGGGCGACCTCGTGAACGTGCGCTCACCCGCGGGCGTGCTGACGGTGGAGGCGAGCGCCGGCCACGACATCATGCCGGGCACGGTGAGCCTGCCTCACGGATACGGCCATGACCTGCCAGGGGTCCGGCTGTCGGTGGCCCGCCGGGTGCGTGGTTCCAACGTCAACGCCCTCACCGACCCGGCCCGCCTCGATCAGGTCAGCGGTACGGCGGTGCTCAACGGGGTGCCGGTCACCGTGGAGCGATGCCAGTGA